The following are encoded in a window of Spea bombifrons isolate aSpeBom1 chromosome 2, aSpeBom1.2.pri, whole genome shotgun sequence genomic DNA:
- the ATP6AP2 gene encoding renin receptor produces MLSFMLGLSAIIAVSSADFTVLKSPQSQIFQKGDWPLPGERIPDVIALSMGFSVEEDLSWPGLGVGNLFQRPRATVLVTVTGVDKLPLTGSGMSYPVENAVPYSVDSVVNSIHLLFSEEMPVVLQLAPIEERVYMVGKANTVFEDLSVTLRQLRSRLEQDNSILSSLPLSSLYKNDETDRLFLSELQVLQDIPALLSRHKHLAKDNAPDIYSLELTGLEEIKKRYGEDSVKFKDAAQILSDVLQKFADDMYSIYGGNAIVDIVTVESFETPLVRKSRSILASEAISNPGSPYNLAYEYNFNYAVVFNIILWMMIGLALAVIAISYNLWNMDPGYDSIIYRMTNQKIRMD; encoded by the exons ATGCTGTCCTTCATGCTGGGCCTGTCTGCGATCATAGCAG tttcatCGGCTGACTTTACTGTACTTAAGTCGCCGCAGAGCCAGATATTTCAAAAGGGTGATTGGCCACTTCCAGGAGAACGCATTCCAGATGTGATTGCTTTGTCAATGGGGTTTTCTGTTGAGGAG GATCTCTCTTGGCCTGGTTTAGGAGTTGGCAACCTTTTTCAGCGTCCACGTGCCACAGTCCTGGTGACAGTAACTGGTGTGGATAAATTGCCACTAACCGGAAGTGGAATGTCTTATCCTGTAGAAAAT GCTGTGCCTTACAGTGTTGACAGCGTTGTGAATTCCATCCATTTGCTGTTCTCTGAAGAAATGCCTGTTGTCCTACAACTTGCTCCCATAGAGGAA AGAGTATACATGGTTGGTAAGGCCAATACCGTATTTGAGGATCTTTCAGTGACTTTAAGACAGCTAAGGAGCCGCTTGGAACAGGACAACTCCATTCTCTCATCCCTACCACTCAGTTCTTTGTACAAAAATGATGAG acTGATAGGTTGTTTCTTTCTGAACTGCAAGTACTACAAGATATCCCTGCTTTG CTGTCTCGGCACAAGCATCTAGCCAAGGATAATGCCCCTGATATTTATTCTCTGGAACTGACTGGCCTGGAGGAGATCAAAAAACGTTATGGAGAAGATTCCGTGAAGTTTAAAGATGCAGCTCAGATCCTTTCTGACGTCCTGCAGAAG TTTGCAGATGACATGTACAGTATTTATGGCGGTAATGCGATTGTTGACATTGTGACTGTCGAATCATTTGAGACACCCCTTGTCAGGAAAAGCCGCTCTATTTTGGCATCTGAAGCAATT AGCAACCCTGGCAGTCCCTATAACCTCGCCTACGAATACAACTTTAACTACGCAGTTGTTTTCAACATTATCCTGTGGATGATGATTGGACTTGCCTTAGCTGTCATCGCTATCTCCTACAACCTTTGGAATATGGATCCTGGCTACGATAGCATCATTTACAGGATGACCAACCAGAAGATCCGAATGGACTAA